Proteins from one Candidatus Hydrogenedentota bacterium genomic window:
- a CDS encoding sialidase family protein — translation MHAHLFAISMACLAAAAQTDTLMYKGELIFPLEDWHNHGSCIVECPNGDLLACWFHGSGERQSDDVLIRGARKPKGAEAWSEPFLMADTPDFPDTNCCMIIDRQERLWLLWPTILANTWESALMKYKISSNYMQQEGPPEWDMMYVLHPKPGDNFQEVVTRKTDEYLASIQIPEEMAKEVETWKQRNIEQAGDKLTSRLGWFTRAHPCILDDGRMLVGLYSDGFSFSLVAITDNWGDTWSFSEPIVGGGNIQPSFARRKDGTLVTFMRDNGPPPKRILVSESQDRGETWSVVQDHPTLSNPGAGLEIMGMRDGDWVLIYNDVPQGRHSLAVSLSDDEGKTWKWTRHLELVDKNKGSFHYPSIVEASDGSLHCTYSYFIEGGGDKRSRSIKYATFNKAWIKQGDPQ, via the coding sequence ATGCACGCGCACCTGTTTGCGATCTCGATGGCATGCCTGGCCGCGGCGGCGCAGACGGATACCCTCATGTACAAGGGAGAGCTTATCTTTCCGTTGGAGGATTGGCACAACCACGGCTCCTGTATCGTGGAATGTCCAAATGGCGACCTGTTGGCATGCTGGTTCCATGGTTCCGGCGAACGGCAGTCTGACGACGTGCTGATCCGGGGCGCCCGCAAACCTAAGGGCGCGGAGGCCTGGTCTGAGCCGTTCCTGATGGCGGACACGCCCGATTTCCCCGATACCAACTGCTGCATGATCATCGATCGGCAGGAACGGTTGTGGCTGTTGTGGCCCACAATTCTGGCCAATACATGGGAAAGCGCCCTGATGAAGTACAAAATCTCGTCCAATTACATGCAGCAGGAGGGCCCGCCCGAGTGGGATATGATGTATGTCCTGCATCCGAAGCCGGGCGACAATTTCCAGGAAGTGGTCACGCGGAAAACCGACGAGTATCTGGCTTCCATCCAGATTCCCGAGGAGATGGCAAAGGAGGTCGAAACCTGGAAACAGCGCAACATCGAGCAAGCCGGCGACAAGTTGACCAGCCGGCTGGGCTGGTTCACACGCGCACATCCCTGCATTCTCGACGATGGCCGGATGCTCGTGGGCCTTTACTCGGACGGTTTCTCGTTTTCGCTGGTGGCGATCACGGACAACTGGGGCGACACATGGTCGTTCAGCGAGCCGATCGTGGGCGGCGGCAACATTCAGCCCAGTTTTGCACGCCGCAAAGACGGCACCCTCGTGACCTTCATGCGCGACAACGGGCCCCCTCCCAAGCGCATTCTGGTTTCTGAGTCCCAGGACCGTGGCGAAACGTGGAGCGTCGTGCAGGATCACCCCACTCTCAGCAATCCGGGCGCAGGACTCGAGATCATGGGGATGCGCGATGGTGACTGGGTCCTGATTTACAACGACGTGCCGCAAGGACGCCACAGCCTCGCGGTGTCTTTGTCGGACGACGAGGGCAAGACCTGGAAATGGACCCGCCATCTGGAACTGGTTGACAAGAACAAGGGCAGCTTCCACTACCCCTCGATTGTCGAAGCCAGCGACGGGAGTCTGCACTGCACGTACAGCTACTTCATCGAGGGCGGCGGTGACAAGAGAAGCAGATCCATCAAGTACGCGACGTTCAA
- a CDS encoding Gfo/Idh/MocA family oxidoreductase, with product MPSHTRRDFLRNSAFGLAAGPLLMAQQAGAGDTVPPSEKIRLGLIGCGGIGRVDLRTFFINPEVECPIICDVDDAQSAEAAKIVEGMRGNKPDIVKDFRRVIDRNDIDAVLVATPDHWHALPTVYACQAGKDVYVEKPLGQNIQEGRAMLTACRENKRVVQMGTHWRSGDHFRDAVEFVQSGKLGRIRLVRAWAYLDWVGGIGNPADCEPPATVDYDFWLGPAPKRPFNPNRFHFNFRWFWDYAGGLMTDWGVHLLNICLWAMGPQIPLRVSSSGGKYVADDNSETPDTQVAVYQFPEYTLVFEQMVLGGLGPGGRPHGMLFNGTEGTVIIDGGGWEIIPEPKKNSLEAAKHPESPDPRPAHVRNFLDCMKTRKDPVEHLELGHYVSTVAHLGNLALRSGSEIHWDAENERVKDNREANRLVECDYRKPWKLPYT from the coding sequence ATGCCGAGCCATACCCGCCGCGATTTTCTCAGAAACTCCGCTTTTGGCCTGGCCGCCGGCCCGCTGCTGATGGCGCAACAGGCGGGCGCTGGAGACACCGTCCCCCCGAGCGAGAAGATCCGCCTCGGACTCATCGGCTGCGGCGGCATAGGACGCGTTGACCTCCGCACGTTCTTCATCAACCCCGAGGTCGAGTGTCCCATCATCTGCGACGTTGACGATGCACAGTCCGCGGAGGCCGCCAAGATCGTCGAGGGCATGCGCGGCAACAAACCCGACATCGTCAAAGACTTCCGGCGGGTGATCGACCGCAACGATATCGACGCTGTGCTGGTGGCCACGCCCGACCATTGGCACGCCCTGCCGACGGTCTATGCATGCCAAGCGGGCAAGGACGTCTACGTCGAAAAGCCGCTCGGGCAGAACATTCAGGAAGGCCGGGCTATGCTGACCGCTTGCCGCGAGAACAAGCGCGTGGTACAGATGGGCACGCACTGGCGCAGCGGCGACCACTTCCGCGACGCCGTCGAGTTCGTGCAATCCGGCAAGCTGGGCCGAATCCGCCTGGTCCGTGCCTGGGCATACCTGGACTGGGTCGGCGGCATCGGCAACCCGGCCGACTGCGAGCCCCCTGCCACGGTCGATTACGACTTCTGGCTCGGACCTGCTCCGAAACGGCCGTTCAATCCCAACAGGTTCCACTTCAATTTCCGCTGGTTCTGGGATTATGCCGGCGGGCTGATGACCGACTGGGGCGTGCATCTGCTCAACATCTGCCTGTGGGCGATGGGACCGCAAATCCCTCTGCGCGTGAGTTCCTCGGGAGGGAAATACGTCGCCGACGACAATAGCGAGACCCCCGATACCCAGGTTGCCGTATACCAGTTTCCCGAATACACCCTCGTCTTCGAACAGATGGTGCTCGGAGGTCTCGGGCCTGGCGGACGCCCCCACGGAATGCTGTTCAACGGCACCGAAGGCACCGTCATCATCGACGGTGGCGGATGGGAAATCATCCCCGAGCCCAAGAAGAACAGCCTTGAAGCGGCCAAGCACCCCGAGAGCCCCGACCCGCGCCCGGCGCACGTCCGCAACTTCCTCGATTGCATGAAGACGCGCAAGGACCCCGTCGAACACCTTGAACTGGGGCACTACGTCTCGACCGTTGCCCACCTGGGCAACCTTGCCCTTCGCTCCGGCAGCGAGATCCATTGGGACGCCGAAAACGAGCGCGTCAAAGACAACCGCGAAGCCAACCGTCTCGTCGAATGCGACTATCGCAAACCCTGGAAACTGCCGTATACGTAA